One window of Quercus robur chromosome 5, dhQueRobu3.1, whole genome shotgun sequence genomic DNA carries:
- the LOC126727977 gene encoding uncharacterized protein LOC126727977, producing MDKSWMTMGKTPDGRLSHPYIEEVNAFINFAKAVVNLSSNILCPCIHCVNCYRQSPHTVRIHLLHHGIMQSYIKWYNHGEPRVLNENIHDNEMSDGDHMDGINALVGDRIRGEPRNATEDEEVRHFNKLKENAKHELYLGCTDYSILKFVIEMLNVKVMTNLSNKRLDMMIELLTKVLPKGNLVSRLTYEAKKILCDLGMSYEHIDACKNDCELFWKENENLDKCLVCEAPRYKDTHAQGKKIPHKVLRYFPLTPRLRRLYMSGQRAKDMRWYIYKRVDDGIMRHPTDIEEWKEFDLQHLDFALKPRNEPYFMLSLLIPSPHQPGNEIDIYLKLLVNELKELWE from the exons ATGGATAAAAGTTGGATGACAATGGGTAAGACACCCGATGGTAGATTAAGTCATCCATATATTGAAGAGGTCaatgcatttattaattttgcaaAAGCGGTTGTGAACTTAAGTAGTAATATTCTGTGCCCGTGTATTCACTGTGTGAATTGCTATCGACAATCTCCTCATACTGTGCGTATCCATTTGCTTCATCATGGGATTATGCAATCTTACATTAAATGGTATAATCATGGAGAACCTCGTGTATTGAACGAGAACATTCATGATAATGAAATGTCAGATGGTGATCATATGGATGGTATCAATGCCTTGGTAGGTGACCGAATTAGAGGGGAACCAAGAAATGCAACCGAAGATGAGGAAGTGCGTCATTTTAACAAACTTAAGGAGAATGCAAAGCATGAGTTGTATCTAGGTTGCACTGATTATAGTATCTTGAAGTTTGTTATTGAGATGTTGAATGTAAAGGTAATGACCAACTTGAGTAATAAGAGACTTGATATGATGATAGAATTGCTAACAAAGGTTTTACCGAAAGGTAACTTGGTTTCAAGGTTAACTTATGAAGCAAAGAAGATATTATGTGATTTGGGCATGTCATACGAGCATATAGATGCATGCAAAAATGATTGTGAACTATtttggaaggaaaatgaaaatcttGATAAATGTTTGGTGTGTGAGGCGCCTAGGTACAAGGATACACATGCCCAAGGTAAGAAGATTCCTCATAAGGTATTGCGTTACTTCCCGTTGACACCGAGACTAAGGAGATTGTACATGTCAGGGCAAAGAGCTAAGGACATGAGatggtatatatataaacgTGTGGATGATGGGATAATGAGGCATCCGACTGATATTGAGGAGTGGAAGGAGTTTGATTTGCAACATCTTGATTTTGCCCTCAAACCTCGGAAT GAGCCATATTTTATGTTGTCCTTGCTTATTCCTAGTCCTCATCAACCGGGAAATGAGATTGATATTTACTTGAAACTATTGGTTAATGAGTTGAAGGAGTTGTGGGAATAA